The Primulina tabacum isolate GXHZ01 chromosome 1, ASM2559414v2, whole genome shotgun sequence genome contains the following window.
CAAATGAGATTCGACGCTCCTCTGTTTGTTTGCTTTTTGATGTCTACTTAATTACAAAAATACCATAATTCCTCATTTTTGTTTGCCTTTTGATGTCTATTTAATTACGGAAATAACCTTGTTTCCAAATGCCTCACATGGGCGTGGTGAAGTTCCAACTCTTGCCCTTGATCCcaaatccttattttcattgAATGCCAATCCTCTTGTGTGTTTCACTATTTCTTGTATATTTGCGTTCCGTATTTGTatagttattttttaaaacaaaaaaaaaaattgctaaaattaaaaatatatagtgTTTTCATAAAAATGTCACCAAAACGCAATATATatgttaattttattattttacaaATGTGAATGACATTTTCGTACAAAAACATCAAAGGACACAAagtgtattttattttgataaataagATATCATCTCATGACTAAAAAAAGAGGAAACGATATAAAATGAATAATTTACCTAATAATTTTGGTTTTGTTGGTCATCTTCCGCCGAGACGGCCCTCTTTTTTTGTTCACTACGGCACGAAATCATAAAGAAGCTGGAATAACTCAGAAAGAGAGTGGCACCTTCGACGTTGAGAGCATCTGTTGTTTTTGTAGAGGAACAGTACGATCTTGGACTGGCCCCCTTCGCATGACCTAGAAAGAAAAAGAAGTCCGTGCTACTATAATGCCTCTAAACTCCTCCCTCATGGACATTGTTGTGTTGCCCTATTTCATCTCATGTTTCATCAATTAATTGGAAAACATTTGCATTATGTCATACCACTTTTCTTTTGTTATAAAGTTCATTCACATATTCAGTTCGTCGGCATAGTAATTAATTTCAAGTTAATGCAGGGTTTAACCATCAGCCAATTTTCGAAGCATCTATtagagaaaataaatatttttttaaagatattgtattttattacatatctcagtttgatttaaattttcctactattTTATATACACTTAATTGAAAAACATcagttttgtatttttttattatatcatttattttttttccttttttatttgttttttattttatttaaagaaaaacgaactGTATTTCGAGTACtagtttaaattaaataacacgAAAGTTGCGAGTCAAATTCCTTTTGCACAAGCAGAAGAATCAGCTTGCCACGATTGCCCGTCTCTCTCCTATCCCCAATCAAAATCGCGGGGAACCTAGATTAGTGATTCCGATTCCGGCGGATTTCGAGGATGGTGCTGTCCCAGAAAATCCACGAAGCCTTCAAGGGGACGGTGGAGCGAATTACGAGTCCCCGCACCGTCTCCGCCTTCAAAGAGAAAGGCGTTCTTACCATCAATGAGTTCATCCTCGCTGGGGATAACCTTGTTTCCAAGTGCCCCACATGGGCGTGGTAAATTTTCCGGCTCTTGCCTTTGATCCcaaatccttattttcattgTTGCCAATCCGTCTTGTGTATTCGCAGTTCTATCTTTGTCTGGGTTTTTTAGTTTGGTTTACCTTATTTGCTAATGGATTATCGTGGAGCTAAAGTGgtaactgaattttttttttggcggTGAAGTGAAATTTAATTTGCGAGTCAAAAAGGTTGTTTCTTGGGATGTGGCAGTTGGGTCTTAACCCAATAGGCATAGCTGACTCCTGCTATTCAGTGAATTTGAAATTGATTTTCATATATTCAGATTAGAATTTCAGTGCTAAAATGTGGTGGGGGTGCTTATTGTGCGCGTTATAGCGTCAATTTTGCAATCACACTATGATTCTCCAAGTAAGAGCTCTACATGGCATAATTGAAAGTTTGATTTTGCGTGAAAGGAATTTTTACGTCATTTCAGGTGAGATACGGTGAGATTATTTTGCTCACGTTTTACTTCTTGATCCTCAGGGAATCAGGTGAACCTAGCAAGAGGAAATCATATTTGCCTACGGACAAACAATTCTTGATAACTAGAAATGGTAAGTGGTTTCCTAGGATTCTGGCAAATGCTGGCGTTTGCTCAAAAGTGCAATTATGAATAATATAACGAATCACTGAATTTACGTGTGCTGGTAATTGGTTAGTCTCGAGGTTTTTATCTTCAATAGGATATTCATTTATTATACTATTGAGCAAATGTTACCCAAAGATAAGTCATTCCAAAGCTTTTTTATGTcagttttttattttgttaatcatACACACACGGGCCTGTAGAATGTCTACCACCAAATGCCACATGCCATGGCTTTCTTAGAGAATAAGCCTCGTTTCAcctatatttatcattttacaATATCATGCATGTACTTTgcctttctttcttttcttctcaTATTATTCTTACTTAGCGAGCTTTCTACTTGCAGTTCCCTGTCTACGTAGAGCTTCGTCTATAGAAGAAGAATATGAGGCTGCTGGAGGTGAAGTTTTACTTGAGAATGATGGTTGGTTGGCAACTCATGGCAAACCTAAAGGTGTATCAGTGGTTTTATTACTTGAGTTGCGAATatgtaatatttattattttatgtactAGTCTTCCTCAACGACATTTTGCTGTGCTCATTAGAAAGCATAGACGACGAAGATGAAAACTTACCATCCATGGAGACACTTGAAATCAGCAAAAAGAATACAATTCAGTCAATCCCATCTTATTTTGGTGGCGAGGAAGAGGAGGAGATTCCAGATATGGCAGAATTTGATGATGCAGACAACCTTGTTGAAAACGATCCTGTGAGTTAGTATTTATTGAGCGTGCTGACTATTTATGCTTTTAGATAAGTGGTTAGACAGTACCACTTGCTAAAATATTGgtgttatttattaattttaaaaattattttgcttATCCTTGATTCCTTGATCACAGTCAAGTGAGTCTAAGACGGTTCAGGCCTTCTGGCAACACACATGTTTAAAGTTCAAAATCTCCTCGTGGAGAactcttttccttttcttggaCTCTTTTTAGTCATCCTCATTTATTTGCATATGAATCAATCATACTGTAATCCttgaatttgtttttaaatgagGATTGATGTGATGAATTTTTCAACATTTGTGGATTGTTTCACTGTCTGGGTTTGAGGAAAGACAGCAACTAGAATAATACATCAGCCAGCTAAAGTGAACCTGAGAAACAAGCAAATAACAAAGATACCACTAAAATGGATTTTCCGTACCTATGTATGCTCGATATGGATGATGAGAAAATGATGTAGCCGATTGATAATGATATTACTATTTTGAACTTTTTATTGAATGCAGGCAATGCTTCAGACTGTATACCTTGTGGCCCATGAACCTGATGATGACAACATTCTACGAACACGAACATATGATGTTAGCATAACGTAGGCCATCTTTGCTCTTGAAACCCATAAATACTTTTAGTTTCTTGCTCCTTATATGATATTCTCTGCTTCAGATACGACAAATACTACCAAACTCCCCGTGTATGGCTCACTGGTTATGATGAGGTCAGTTGCCTTAATTTTTAATCTTCATGgttcattttttatttctatttaACAAAATCAGACAATTAGTGAGATGCTTGTGCCCG
Protein-coding sequences here:
- the LOC142539349 gene encoding autophagy-related protein 3, with protein sequence MVLSQKIHEAFKGTVERITSPRTVSAFKEKGVLTINEFILAGDNLVSKCPTWAWESGEPSKRKSYLPTDKQFLITRNVPCLRRASSIEEEYEAAGGEVLLENDGWLATHGKPKESIDDEDENLPSMETLEISKKNTIQSIPSYFGGEEEEEIPDMAEFDDADNLVENDPAMLQTVYLVAHEPDDDNILRTRTYDVSITYDKYYQTPRVWLTGYDESRMLLQPELVLEDVSQDHARKTVTIEDHPHLPGKHASVHPCRHGAVMKKIIDVLMSRGVEPEVDKYLFLFLKFMASVIPTIEYDYTMDFDLGSSSS